In the genome of Mytilus edulis chromosome 14, xbMytEdul2.2, whole genome shotgun sequence, the window TTTATGACAAACTCATGATAGATACAAGGCTTTGATCTGTACACACCAGGTACGCGTTATgtctaaaaaaaataaccatgagTTTTTCTCTCTCtcgaaaaattaataaaacgCAAATTGAAGTTTGAAGTTGATGATCCTTCAGCATTCAAAATTCGAAACATTTTCGTCAACTTAAGCTTAATTTAGATAATCTTTTCCTTCGGTAGATCACATCATTTTATTCTTTCTTATGGTGAAATCTACGACAACAATAGGTTCGATCACTATTGCTTAAACTTACAGCATATTACTAAAATCCAGTTTGAATCTAATGCAAGCTTTTGTTTTTCTCATGCAATGAACTGAATGCTTTTAACATATTCTTCTCGAAGGATTTTATATAAATGGCATTCTGATGCAAAAGTTTGTATACAGCTATATGTATTAAACCAATAACTAGCCCACTAAGAACATAGTTTAAGTATTACAATTCCTcagtttacaaatacaaatatatataaagtataaaacATTAATAATTGAAATcataataatttgatatttacaaACCACATTCAGTTAGAATATTCgcgactttatttttttctatttgttttagcAACTTAATCAAGCTTTGTTATAATTCATACTATAACTTGCAGCGTATAGATATAGAAAAACATATATCAATTTTGTAAGATTAAACATGACAAAAAATAGTATATGATCAAGATAAACTTTTGATAACTGTTTGCGTCAGATATATTGATGGCATATTAAACATGTTGTAGATCATGTTTTGctaaataaataatacattcTTTATAACTGACGTTATGCAAAAGTCTGTAGTATATCATAGGATTGAAGACTATATATTAATATATGGGGTTATATCTATGAATGGACaatatgtaatatatacaagtaatCTTAATAATAATATACTGTAGTTTAGATAATACAATTGTGAAGAGAGTGATAATTAGTGATTTACATTTGTTAAAGAATGAAAGTAAAGgtaattttagttttttattcATTGGTTGTGAACTTATTTTGGTGATGTAACCATAAACAATTAGGACCTTCataaaagtaaatattcaaaatttttaattcgACAGAACGGagttaataattttgaaaataaacttatcatGAACGTCATAACTGTATTATTACACTGAACGTATACAGCAATATGATTTGTCTTGAATGGATATAGGATAAAACTTCGAAATAAGTTATTAACGTTTCTATGGGCCATAACTAATATAATCAAGATTTGTCAAGTATCTGAACTTATCCATACTCATTTAAGCATTGTAACGTAACTTTCGATGCCTGTTTGTAGTTTTGTAgtctttatttaataatttttatcaaaattctttCAATGTCAAGATCAGATGGTATGCCAAATGTTCAGGCAGCTGCAGAAGTTAACAAACGAATTGACGTCACttgctatttttattttgacGGTTAATTGTGCGCCAAATTTATTTTTGCTACTTGAAGTATTGCAAAGCGATAATTTTTAACATggaaatatttgataaaagatATAGATATGCCTTAATATCTGAATCATTGTTTCAATGCAGCTATCATATACTTAAACAAGTAAATTAGTTGTATATTATTGTCTTAATCAATATttacataaacaaaaaatacatatcaAATATTCTGATACACAGTCCATTGGATGAAAATTGGGAGATATTAAAAGACTTGGAATGACAGCATTTGGAGTAGTGTTATATATTTGAAGAAAGGGCCAATTCAAACTTTTTTtcagtgatgtaaaaataaaatggtgtTTTACGACAATAATTGAAAACAGATtgaagtatttgaaaataagtatgatataaaaagaagatatgttatgattgccaatgacacaactctccaatagggaccaaatgacacagaaattaacaactataggtcgccgtacggccttcaacaataaagaaagcccatactgcatagtcagctataaaaggcccgaaatgacaaacgtaaaaacaattcaaacgagaaaactcacaTTTTGATTAATAGAAAGCCATGGAAAGCGATAATAATGTAGACATTTGttataacaatattcaaagatcgtACAGCAGTGTTCGATTGTAAAATAGGTTTATTCAAAACATCCAGTTGATCAAGTTGATAGGGGTTGTACCTTAATGTACATATTCTATAAATAGCATCTTCAGTAATATTAGGATGTGATAACCAGTTCATAATAAGGCCTCTAAATGTACATCTACGCTTCCATaccaaatatttatgaaatattttagtAAAAATGTAGGAAGTTTGATTGAGTAAACATCTATTGTTTATATTTCGCCTTCCTCAAAGTTgctatttatgttaaaatggtcGTTTTCCCGTAACAGCTAATGGTGTCACggatatttcaaatattatttctttttaggttCAAAAATAAGTGTACCACTATCTCCCGGATTCCCATCATATCCTCGAAGATGTGAAAACCCGAACTGGGATATATATGCATACCGACAGGGCCACTGTAGAGGGGACATCATGAAATGGCCATTCTTTAACCTTAATATCTTCCATATGGCTGGTGGACCTATTTTCTTAGTTGACTTATCAATGCCTCTACATCTTCTGTCACGTGACATTTCAACATACCAAGATGGCCATCTGATAGACCAAATTGTGAAAATACTATCCTCCGTTGATACttcttgaaatttaaaaatattttggttttcgTTCGGACTGTATGAACCCCACATGGAACCCCAACCATTACTTGACATTATTAGTCCATAATCCTTCCATCTTTCCGAACTAATGGAAAATTCACCTTGTAAAACGTCGCTTAATCGTTGGAATTCCATTCCTAAACTTCTAACGAATGTTGAGATTTCAATGTGTTCTGAAGGATTAAATAGAGTTAATATAGTAATTGTATCACAATCTGGTTCTGTAAGAAACAAAAGACATTGTTTGTGTATgtcatcttctttctttataatatttcttATGACATCGCTCGTATGCGGTACTTTGGAATCATACATTTCCCAAAACCAAGGACATTTCTGTTGACATGTTAAAATTGAGTACATTCGCCACAACATCGATGATCGAATAGCTGCTactcttacatataaatttactaaacaaataatttgttttgccTTGACAACATCTTCAAGGTTTATTCCGTTTTCGATATCGCATCTCAAATTTCCTAGAATTTCTGAGCCCTGATATAGATCTATTACGCTCATCATGTGATCAATATCTTTTTGGTTGACATCCTGGCATTTAGACTCTAATGTACGGAGATATAATTCTGAAACATGAAATGTTGCAAGTATACCTCTAACCTTTGTTTTCAGTTCTTCTGCTTCAATACCTTTAATAATAGTAGAATCATTATCTTCGTTATCTTGCCATAGTGTGCCTAAAATTATGGAGCATACAGATATTATTCCACTTGCAAAAGGACCGAAACCCGGAATTGCTGCAGTAGCCATAATTGATACAATTTTCAGGCTAGCTACCACAACATCAGCCGTCCTTGTACATCGCAAACTAGGGATTACAGCTGCAATGTCTTTAACTGCTGTGATAGTCTTCTGATCTTTCAATCCATTTATCAACTTATCATTATATTTTGTTGTCGATAAGAACTCTGCAATATTCTGTAGGCTATCTTCCATTGTGTTAACGGCTTAAGTATCTAAAAGATAAACGACTGTTTTATCTAGAAAGGTTGATGAAAGACGTACATTGATATATCCATATTCTTACAAAAAACATGTATACATAAAAATATTTACCATTCATCATGTTTAGGCCTAATAACCTGCAGTACAACAAGTGTGAGTTATTACCATGACTTAATCAATGTAGGTAGTATTTCAAATACCTCTAAAACCCAAATCCTTTAACATTGCcgagaaatatataaaagatttatgATACAAGATAtgatatttcatttcctattgttaatttagatcatagatatatattttttgagattttcttatactttgccaaaatgaagattttactatgttttttttttttaaatatgataaaaagtatgggtcaccatgatatttttcaagctatgagttgctgaaaattgcctaaattttggTATATTTGTTCATGAATAACACATTTGTGagcataaaaaaaatctgtgagatagaagttttaaataaattttgagaagataggttttataatatgtgttgagaaaatagaaataaaaaatggtgtcaccgaacttgttttcatACTACAAGTAAACATTAAAGTTATCCCTATCagtccagtatatttttttttataaatctaccttaattatccatttttagatggtgccGTTTCCTTGTTACCATcctatggtgtttatatatcttagTATCTCAGTATTACATCAAAggtattacaccagggtttttgatatcacaaactatagtcaaatcatttattaaattttatcattgatACAAAGATATCAATcgaaaaatataaatcaaatgcaaacatcttatacgttcatATATTTCACATTCAATGGTAACAATCTTTACACATCACAAAAATTCAGTGtcagttacgatactgttgtcaggtaattaaagatggcatattttggtattaatattgattcacgcatagggtctttgcatcggatataaacatatttattgttAAACCAGTTTTTAGCATGACATGTTTTTGTCAtgtattttatgatggtatgatgtATTACTATGTGTTTATTTTGTTCCACATTGCATAGGATATAGGGAGAGGCTGGGGATCTCacttaacatgtttaacttcaCTTCATgattgcgcctgtcccaagtcaggagcccctggcctttgttagtctggaatgtttttaattttaaattttagttcactAATATGTTTAAGAGGTAAGCGTGATgtccactgaactagtatacatttttttatttaggggccagctgaggtcCACCTCCTGGGGAAGGTGTTCTCGTTGTGTTGGTGGCCGgatgttttctgttctttggtcaggttggtgtctctttgacatatttaccatttctattctcaattttatcatcataACTACCGGACAGAAAAATGTACACAATACGTGCATTTCATCAACTATAGACCCTATAATACAAAAGAGTAGGAAGTTGaaagattttgtaaaatacagCCAAGGTTATCTATTTCTTAGTAAACAATAGTTATAATCATAGCAATGAAACATTAATATCATTAAAGAAATACTGACCCCAATATTGAATTTACTTGACCCTATATATATATCGTTTTAGGTCACaggcacactatgtaactaataatatgtaaacaaatattatataaggTACTAGTTTCATCTaattaattgaaaatttcaatttacaaaattCACGTAGCGATTTCCTGCGCATGAAATCAGTTACGAAATACGGatgtataaaatgaataaatatctGAATATGTGATGAGCTTAATGAAAAGATTGTCTACCCAAATTTAAATTCATCTGAGGTCAACTTTGCCTAAATAATTTCATGACATTTGTGGAAGTATCTGCATCAGAAATTCTCAAATAAACACTTGTGAAAttcaagaaaatatataaaaaaaaaatactcgaTGAGGTGATATACGACATAAAAGGACCTACAAAACGGAAAAGTcaatttgatttgaaattaattttgtaaaaaggagataaaaaggttttttttctaaattatatctTAGTTATAAACGGGAAATGTATGAAACGTATCATACATAATCTCAAATTACTGACCTGATGACTACCCGAAGACTAATAGTCTACCAGCAGTGGTATTGAACCCAAAACAACATTATCATTGCCATGTGTCCGAATCTAACCTAGTAATTGCAATGATTCATTCCAAACTTCGCGTGCCCGACAGTTTCCCGTCAATTATATGTTTTTCAAATGAAAGTGCTAAATGGAAATTTGATTCATTGTTTCATTATAAAATGCAAATTGTTAACGTTTTTATATGTGTTACCAATGCACTGTTCACCTGATACAGGTAATCTGATGTGTGGTATTATTAAAAGAAGATTGAAGTGGTAAAAACAGTCAggaaatgacaaacaaaaatcaaaaattcatATCAAAAATAATATATCAAGAATCTTAATTGATTTTTAAGCAGTTATGTTCAGCTGTGTATTAGTTGTTCCTGTTAATGTAAGCTAGCATTATTTAAATCGTACGATTTCCCGCAAATATGTTTGTCTGATTAAGAAAACGTACCGTAAAAAG includes:
- the LOC139503195 gene encoding toxin CfTX-B-like, which produces MEDSLQNIAEFLSTTKYNDKLINGLKDQKTITAVKDIAAVIPSLRCTRTADVVVASLKIVSIMATAAIPGFGPFASGIISVCSIILGTLWQDNEDNDSTIIKGIEAEELKTKVRGILATFHVSELYLRTLESKCQDVNQKDIDHMMSVIDLYQGSEILGNLRCDIENGINLEDVVKAKQIICLVNLYVRVAAIRSSMLWRMYSILTCQQKCPWFWEMYDSKVPHTSDVIRNIIKKEDDIHKQCLLFLTEPDCDTITILTLFNPSEHIEISTFVRSLGMEFQRLSDVLQGEFSISSERWKDYGLIMSSNGWGSMWGSYSPNENQNIFKFQEVSTEDSIFTIWSIRWPSWYVEMSRDRRCRGIDKSTKKIGPPAIWKILRLKNGHFMMSPLQWPCRYAYISQFGFSHLRGYDGNPGDSGTLIFEPKKK